A portion of the Terriglobales bacterium genome contains these proteins:
- a CDS encoding GatB/YqeY domain-containing protein codes for MTLAEQIQSDITAAMKAREELRLSTLRMVKSALENKRVEKMAALDDKESQAVLATLIKQRKDSIEQFTKGGRKELADKEAAEIVIIEGYLPQALGEAEIAAAVRAAIAEMAAAGAAPTMKEMGAVMKNVMAKFAAAQQRVEGKLVSDTVKRELAPK; via the coding sequence ATGACTCTCGCCGAGCAGATCCAGTCCGACATCACCGCCGCCATGAAGGCGCGCGAGGAATTGCGCCTCTCCACCCTGCGCATGGTCAAGAGCGCGCTGGAGAACAAGCGGGTGGAGAAGATGGCCGCGCTCGATGACAAGGAGTCGCAGGCGGTGCTGGCCACGCTCATCAAGCAGCGCAAGGACTCCATCGAGCAGTTCACCAAGGGCGGGCGCAAGGAGCTCGCCGACAAGGAGGCCGCCGAGATCGTCATCATCGAGGGCTACCTGCCCCAGGCGCTGGGCGAAGCCGAGATCGCGGCCGCGGTGCGCGCCGCCATCGCCGAGATGGCCGCCGCCGGCGCCGCACCGACGATGAAAGAGATGGGCGCGGTCATGAAGAACGTCATGGCGAAGTTCGCCGCCGCCCAGCAGCGCGTGGAGGGCAAGCTGGTGAGCGACACGGTCAAGCGCGAACTC